A window of Methanosarcinales archaeon contains these coding sequences:
- a CDS encoding 4Fe-4S binding protein, producing the protein MANHGIGIIMVIEILVENSCTGCGLCKKLCPKGPRVWERRSRQNDAWIYFAKDPDSCLFCMKCVGACPVNAIIVTNKNIEVL; encoded by the coding sequence ATGGCAAACCATGGAATAGGTATCATAATGGTAATTGAAATATTGGTGGAAAATTCATGCACTGGGTGTGGTCTATGTAAAAAATTATGCCCAAAAGGTCCAAGGGTATGGGAAAGGCGATCCAGACAAAATGATGCATGGATATATTTCGCAAAAGACCCTGATTCATGTCTCTTTTGTATGAAATGTGTGGGGGCGTGTCCTGTCAATGCGATTATTGTAACCAATAAAAACATTGAAGTATTATAG
- a CDS encoding inorganic phosphate transporter, which yields MSLTVLTIAAFAVAIFMGINIGGNNAAASMGAAYGARARTKRQAVILIAFFSLLGAIFSGGEVIKTLGHGIVPGDSITANAAIIAIAAAGLSMFFANMIRVPISTSQAAVGAVGGVGLYVGILNTDVLITIAAWWVITPLLAFILAYITGKYLHPIILMWLVDHESEVQIRQIINIMLTISGCYVAYSAGANNAANAVGPLVGAGVMTTGTGAVLGGLSIGLGAMVLGSRVLETVGKGITELCVVRAVFVEFVAAILVHTASIMGIPVSLGEIVTASIIGIGCANQGLIATKNETVRRIIVMWFVSPILAGTLTFFALMVFG from the coding sequence ATGTCTTTGACTGTATTAACAATAGCAGCATTCGCAGTTGCCATTTTTATGGGGATCAATATAGGTGGGAACAATGCTGCTGCTTCAATGGGTGCTGCATACGGTGCCAGGGCCAGGACCAAACGTCAGGCTGTGATATTGATTGCATTTTTTTCGCTGTTAGGTGCGATATTCAGTGGTGGAGAGGTTATAAAGACCCTGGGCCATGGGATTGTACCAGGTGATTCCATCACTGCAAATGCTGCAATAATAGCTATAGCAGCTGCGGGTCTGAGTATGTTTTTTGCAAACATGATCAGAGTTCCGATCTCAACCAGCCAGGCAGCGGTTGGCGCAGTGGGTGGTGTAGGATTGTATGTTGGTATCCTGAATACAGATGTGCTTATCACCATCGCTGCCTGGTGGGTGATAACTCCATTGTTAGCCTTTATCCTCGCTTATATTACTGGCAAATACCTTCATCCAATTATACTCATGTGGTTGGTAGACCACGAATCCGAAGTCCAGATAAGGCAGATCATCAATATCATGCTAACCATATCGGGCTGCTATGTAGCTTATTCGGCAGGTGCTAACAATGCTGCTAATGCAGTTGGGCCCCTGGTAGGTGCAGGAGTTATGACTACAGGTACAGGAGCTGTGTTAGGTGGTCTTTCAATAGGTTTGGGAGCTATGGTTCTGGGATCCAGGGTACTGGAGACCGTGGGGAAAGGGATTACAGAACTCTGCGTGGTAAGGGCAGTGTTTGTGGAATTTGTGGCAGCCATACTTGTGCATACCGCCTCTATAATGGGAATTCCTGTTTCGTTAGGCGAGATTGTCACAGCTTCCATCATAGGGATAGGATGTGCCAATCAGGGCTTGATCGCTACAAAGAATGAAACGGTCAGGCGCATCATCGTCATGTGGTTTGTATCACCAATTTTGGCAGGTACATTAACATTTTTTGCCCTGATGGTCTTTGGATAA